CGCAACGGCAGCCCGGATCACGTGGCCAGCGTCGGCGTCACGATGCACCCGCTGTCGACTTCGCCGTAGATCGTCACCTCAGCCGGGCAGCGCTGCGCGTACAGCGCCACGTAGGCGCAGACGACGGCGTCGATCGGATCCTCGGCGCGGCGCAGCTCGCATTTGCGTTGCGCGGCCGCCACGGCCGCCCGCAGCGCGACCCAACCGTCGTGCGCGGTGACGCGCAGCGGTATCGGGGCCTGCGCGAGCCGTTCGAGCCCGTCCATCAGCACCAGTAGCTCGGATTTGAGCCGCTCGACGCTGCGGCCGGGCTTGGCCTTGTATTTCAGGGTCCGCTCCAGCCGGAACAGTGCGACGGTCGCCGCATGCGGGTAGACCTCGATGGCGCGACGGCCGGCCGGTGAGCACGGATCCGGATCGAGGCCCAGCGCCGCGGCCAGGCGCCCGCCGCGCGGACCGTGCGCGAATTCGGGCTTTCCGGTGTTGCAGGGGTGGGTGCCGGCCTCGAATCCGCGGAAGTCGCGGTTGAGCGCGGTCTCGGCCGGGCGCTGGCCGGTGGGGTTGTTCACCACCAGCGGTGCGTCGAAGGCGACAACGCAATCGCCGCGCACGTAGGGCTGAAGCGCGGCCAGGATTTCGTCGTCGTCGCGGACCGCGCCCACGCTCACCAAATCACCACCGGAGTCGACGACGGCGACGCCGGTCGGGTTTCGGCCCGCCCAGGCGAGGTCGACGCCGACGAAGTACACGCGCCACATTGTGCCGCGAGGGTGTAGCTACCGACACCCGTCACTCGGGAAACGCGTTGCCAGCTGCAGTCTCGCGGTGGCTAAGCTGACCGAGTGAGCATTCCGAACGTGCTGGCTGCCCGGTACGCCAGTGCCGAGATGGTCGCGATCTGGTCGCCGGAGGCCAAGATCGTCGCGGAGCGGCGGCTGTGGCTCGCGGTGCTGCGCGCGCAGGCGGAGCTCGGCGTCGCAGTTCCCCCCGAAGCGATCGCCGACTACGAGCGGGTGCTCGAGGACGTCGACCTGGCCTCGATCGCGGACCGTGAGCGCGTCCTGCGTCACGACGTCAAGGCCCGCATCGAGGAATTCAACGCGCTGGCCGGTCACGAGCATGTGCACAAAGGCATGACCAGTCGCGACCTGACCGAGAACGTGGAGCAGCTGCAGATCCGGCGTTCGCTGGAGCTGGCCTTCGCGCACGGTGTGGCGGTTGCGGCGCGGCTCGCCGAGCGGGCCGTCGCCTATCGCGATCTGGTGATGGCCGGACGCAGCCACAATGTCGCCGCGCAGGCCACCACGCTCGGCAAGCGGTTCGCTTCGGCGGCACAGGAGACGCTGATCGCGTTGACCAGGCTGCGCGAGTTGATCGACCGTTATCCATTGCGCGGCATCAAGGGACCGATGGGCACGTCGCAGGACATGCTCGACCTGCTCGACGGCGACGCGGCCAAGCTCGCCGAACTCGAGCGCCGCATCGCCCAGTTCTTGGGTTTCGCAACGGTTTTGACCAGCGTCGGGCAGGTGTATCCGAGATCGCTGGACCACGACGTGATTTCGGCGTTGGTGCAGCTGGGCGCGGGACCGTCGTCGATGGCGCACACCATCCGCCTGATGGCTGGCCATGAGCTGGTCACCGAGGGATTCGCGCCGGGTCAGGTGGGCTCCTCGGCGATGCCGCACAAGATGAACACCCGCAGCTGCGAACGGGTCAACGGCTTGCAGGTGGTGCTGCGTGGCTACGCCTCGATGGCCGCCGAACTGGCGGGGGCGCAGTGGAACGAGGGCGACGTGTTCTGCTCAGTGGTGCGCCGAGTGGCTTTGCCGGACAGCTTCTTTGCCGTCGACGGGCAAATCGAGACCTTCTTGACGGTGCTCGACGAGTTCGGCGCCTATCCGGCGGTGATCGGTCGCGAGCTGGACCGCTATCTGCCGTTCCTGGCCACCACCAAGGTGTTGATCGCCGCGGTGCGTGCCGGCGTGGGACGCGAGGCCGCGCATCACGTGATCCGCGAACACGCCGTCGCGACGGCGCTGGCCATGCGGGAACGCGGGGCCGAGCCCGACCTGCTGGATCGGTTGGCCGCCGACGAGCGACTGCCGCTGGACCGGGCAGCCCTGGACGCGGCGCTGGCGGACAAGAAGGCCTTCACGGGTGCCGCCGGTGACCAGGTCGACGAGGTGGCGGCGGCGGTGGACGCGCTGGTGAGCCGCTACCCGGACGCCGCCAAGTACACCCCGGGCGCGATCCTGTGACCCTGGCCGGCGCGCTCTCGGAGATCGACTTCACCGATCTCGACAACTTCGCCGACGGATTTCCGCACGACCTGTTCGCCATCCACCGGCGCGAGGCGCCGGTGTACTGGCACCCACCGACCGACAATACCCCGGACGGCGAGGGCTTCTGGTCGGTCGCCACGTACGCGGAAACGCTTGAGGTTCTCAAGGATCCGGTGACGTACTCGTCGGTCACGGGCGGCGAACGGCCCTACGGCGGCACCCTGTTACAGGACCTGGCGATCGCCGGGCAGGTGCTCAACATGATGGACGACCCGCGGCATTCACAGATCCGGCGACTGGTCAGCTCCGGGCTGACGCCACGGATGATCCGTCTGGTGGAAGACGATCTGCGAAGCCGGGCGCGCCGGCTGCTGGACGCGGTGGTGCCGGGCGAGCCCTTCGACTTCCTGGTCGACATCGCCGCCGAGTTGCCGATGCAGATGATCTGCATTCTGCTGGGAGTTCCCGAATCCGAACGGCATTGGTTGTTCGAGGCGATCGAGCCCCAGTTCGACTTCGGCGGTTCGCGCAAAGCGTCGCTCTCGCAACTCTCCGTCGAAGAGGCCGGCTCGCGCATGTATGACTACGGCCAACAGTTGATCGCGGCCAAGCGTGAGAGCCCTACCGACGACATGCTGTCGGTCGTCGCGAACGCCATGCTCGACGACGTGGGCGGGCACGACGCATCGGCCCTCTCCGACCTCGAGCTGTACCTGTTCTTCAGCCTGCTGTTCAGCGCCGGCGCGGAGACCACGCGTAACGCGGTCGCGGGCGGGTTGCTGGCGCTGGCCCACCACCCGGCGCAGTTGCGTTCTCTGCGTGGGGATCTCGGAGAGCTGCCTACCGCCGTGGAGGAGATGGTGCGGTGGACCTCGCCCTCGCCCTCGAAGCGGCGCACCGCCACCCGCGACGTCACACTGGGCGGCCAACCGATCGAAGCCGGACAGAAGATACAGATCTGGGAGGGCTCGGCGAACCGAGACGCCAACGTGTTCGACAACGCCGACGAGTTCGATATCACCCGGAAACCCAATCCACATCTGGGATTCGGTCAGGGTGTGCACTATTGCCTGGGCGCCAACCTGGCCCGGCTGGAGCTGCGGGTGTTGTTCGAGGAGTTGCTCTCCCGGTTCGGTGCGGTGAAGGTGGTCCGGCCGGTCGAATGGGCCCGCAGCAACCGGCATACCGGCATCCGGCACCTCGTCGTGGAGCTACGCGAAGACCAGTGACGATCCGCTACGCAGATATCGAGCCCTCACCCGATGTGTTCGCTGCGGTGATGGCAACGGGCATCTTGTCGATCGGTGCGAAAAATCATGGATACCGGTTGATCAGCGACACGATGGGCGTCATCGCCACGTTGGGTCTGGTCTTCCTGGTCGCCCTCGTCGTCGCGAAGGGCTGTGCCACCGGGCAGAAGCTGCGCTGGGATCTGACCGATCCCGACGTCACCCTGCGGATGATCACCTTCGTGGCCGCGTGTGCGGTGATCGACACGCGCCTGTCGTCGAATGTGTGGGTGGCGCGGGTGCTCGGTGTGGTCGGGCTCGCCTCCTGGCTGGTGCTGATCCTGCTCAGCACACGAAATATGTTGGCGCACCGCTGGTCCGAGCTGCGCGACCGTGCCCACGGTGCCTGGCAGCTGGGCAGCGTCGGGACGTCGGGTCTGGCGATCGTGATC
The sequence above is drawn from the Mycobacterium marseillense genome and encodes:
- a CDS encoding DUF429 domain-containing protein, encoding MYFVGVDLAWAGRNPTGVAVVDSGGDLVSVGAVRDDDEILAALQPYVRGDCVVAFDAPLVVNNPTGQRPAETALNRDFRGFEAGTHPCNTGKPEFAHGPRGGRLAAALGLDPDPCSPAGRRAIEVYPHAATVALFRLERTLKYKAKPGRSVERLKSELLVLMDGLERLAQAPIPLRVTAHDGWVALRAAVAAAQRKCELRRAEDPIDAVVCAYVALYAQRCPAEVTIYGEVDSGCIVTPTLAT
- the purB gene encoding adenylosuccinate lyase; this encodes MSIPNVLAARYASAEMVAIWSPEAKIVAERRLWLAVLRAQAELGVAVPPEAIADYERVLEDVDLASIADRERVLRHDVKARIEEFNALAGHEHVHKGMTSRDLTENVEQLQIRRSLELAFAHGVAVAARLAERAVAYRDLVMAGRSHNVAAQATTLGKRFASAAQETLIALTRLRELIDRYPLRGIKGPMGTSQDMLDLLDGDAAKLAELERRIAQFLGFATVLTSVGQVYPRSLDHDVISALVQLGAGPSSMAHTIRLMAGHELVTEGFAPGQVGSSAMPHKMNTRSCERVNGLQVVLRGYASMAAELAGAQWNEGDVFCSVVRRVALPDSFFAVDGQIETFLTVLDEFGAYPAVIGRELDRYLPFLATTKVLIAAVRAGVGREAAHHVIREHAVATALAMRERGAEPDLLDRLAADERLPLDRAALDAALADKKAFTGAAGDQVDEVAAAVDALVSRYPDAAKYTPGAIL
- a CDS encoding cytochrome P450 — protein: MTLAGALSEIDFTDLDNFADGFPHDLFAIHRREAPVYWHPPTDNTPDGEGFWSVATYAETLEVLKDPVTYSSVTGGERPYGGTLLQDLAIAGQVLNMMDDPRHSQIRRLVSSGLTPRMIRLVEDDLRSRARRLLDAVVPGEPFDFLVDIAAELPMQMICILLGVPESERHWLFEAIEPQFDFGGSRKASLSQLSVEEAGSRMYDYGQQLIAAKRESPTDDMLSVVANAMLDDVGGHDASALSDLELYLFFSLLFSAGAETTRNAVAGGLLALAHHPAQLRSLRGDLGELPTAVEEMVRWTSPSPSKRRTATRDVTLGGQPIEAGQKIQIWEGSANRDANVFDNADEFDITRKPNPHLGFGQGVHYCLGANLARLELRVLFEELLSRFGAVKVVRPVEWARSNRHTGIRHLVVELREDQ